A single region of the Candidatus Krumholzibacteriia bacterium genome encodes:
- a CDS encoding SelL-related redox protein — translation MNAPLWMRRWLQAAAIYNVIWGAWVVSWPGHYFELVGMDAPRYPELWQCVGMIVGVYGLGYWAASRDPLRHWPIVLVGLLGKILGPIGFLQAIVKGSLPVSFGATLLTNDFVWWIPFAIILWRAFERSGRPDPDPSVRELDARAALRTVRTSHGRTLEQHSHDAPHLVVFLRHFGCTFCREALADLARERATIEGRGTRLVLVHMAPDRDAVSYLAAHGLDDAAQVSDPSATLYRAFRLRRGTFRQLFGLRSWTRGFVAGLVRGHGVGRLVGDGFQLPGVFLIDGGEIVREFRHREASEVPDYEDLATCPIPLSR, via the coding sequence ATGAACGCACCACTCTGGATGCGCCGATGGCTGCAGGCGGCGGCGATCTACAACGTGATCTGGGGCGCTTGGGTCGTGTCGTGGCCGGGCCACTACTTCGAACTGGTGGGCATGGACGCGCCACGTTACCCGGAGTTGTGGCAGTGCGTGGGCATGATCGTCGGTGTGTACGGTCTGGGCTATTGGGCCGCGTCGCGTGATCCCCTGCGTCACTGGCCGATCGTGCTCGTGGGGCTGTTGGGCAAGATCCTCGGCCCGATCGGGTTCCTGCAGGCCATCGTGAAGGGTTCGCTGCCGGTGTCCTTCGGCGCGACGTTGCTCACCAACGACTTCGTGTGGTGGATCCCCTTCGCCATCATCCTCTGGCGGGCCTTCGAACGGTCCGGCCGTCCGGACCCCGACCCCAGCGTCCGGGAACTCGATGCACGGGCCGCGCTGCGAACGGTCCGGACTTCGCACGGCAGGACGCTCGAGCAACATTCCCACGATGCGCCGCACCTGGTCGTGTTCCTTCGGCACTTCGGCTGCACCTTCTGCCGCGAGGCCCTGGCCGACCTGGCGCGCGAGCGGGCGACGATCGAGGGCCGTGGAACTCGTCTGGTGCTCGTGCACATGGCTCCGGACCGCGACGCGGTCTCGTACCTCGCCGCCCACGGGCTGGACGACGCCGCGCAGGTGAGCGATCCGTCGGCCACGCTCTACCGTGCCTTCCGTCTGCGACGCGGCACCTTCCGGCAACTCTTCGGTCTGCGGTCGTGGACCCGCGGGTTCGTTGCCGGCCTGGTTCGCGGTCACGGAGTGGGCCGTCTCGTCGGCGACGGCTTCCAGTTGCCGGGCGTGTTCCTGATCGACGGCGGTGAGATCGTGCGGGAGTTCCGCCATCGCGAGGCGAGCGAAGTCCCCGACTACGAGGATCTGGCGACGTGTCCGATACCGCTGTCGCGCTGA